The sequence TCTTTTGGCGTGCCCATTGCTATTATATTACCCTCGCTAATTATAGCAACTCGATCTGCGAGAGCGTCTGCCTCCTCAAGATAATGAGTGGTTAAAATGATTGTTTTTTTCCCTTTGAAACGTTCGATCTGCTTCCAAATAGCCCTTCTGGCTTGAGGGTCTAAACCCAGGGTCGGCTCATCAAGAAAGAGTACTGGAGGATCAGAAATCAGTGCCATTGCTATACTTAACCTTCGTTGCATTCCTCCTGAAAAATTCTGGACCTGTTCATTTGCTCTTTCAGCCAGCCCCATTAATTCTATGAGTTCTTTAGCTCTCTTTTTCGTTTCTTCTTTTTTCAGACCATTTATTCCGCCCATTAACATAAGATTTTCCCAAGCTGTCAAATGGCTAGCAATAGCAGTTTCTTGTGGTGAAATATCAATAACTTCTTTTACTGCTGAAGGATTTTTCTTTATGTCATAACCCATGATAGTTGCAGTTCCAGCAGTTGGTTTTAGCAGACAGCAAAGCATTTGTATGGTTGTAGTTTTACCTGCACCATTAGGACCGAGTAAAGAGAAAACTTCACCTCTTTTAATCGCCAGATTGATGCCATTTACTGCTTTTCGATCTTTATATTTCTTGGTGAGACCGAAAGTCTGAATTGAGTAATTATTTTCATTTGCCAAATAGTTCATAGTATCCTCCTTTATTGACTGATGTCAGTCAGTATTAATTTAACAATATTTAAATCTTTTCATTAACCTCACTATCTTAATTCGTTAAGTTGACTATGTTTAGTCATATGGCTGTTATAGTTGAGAATTTTACGAAATAGGCAGCTAATATATACTAATATTTGAACCAAACGGCTGTCTAATTTTTTAAGAGAATAGAGTTTTTAAATGAGGATTTAAAAAATAATTCTTTTTTATTTAATTATTTGAGACTATTAATAATGTTTTTAATAAAAAAGTCTTAAAAAAGTTAAATAGCATTAACTCTTTGAAAATGGTAGTAATATGGCCCTTGCATAGTTTAATCTAAAATTGGGATATATCATTTTAAGAAGCTCTCAGAATCCTTTTTTAAGCAAAATAATAAGCTATACACTAAATTACTCATGGGATGCATAAACATTAAGGGATTAATGAATATTAGCTTCTTTATTTACAAAATTTATTAAGTTAAGATATACTAAATAAAATTCACAGTTAACTTTAAATCCAATCAAACAAAAACAGATTAAGTAACAGTTCTTTATGCCTCGGTGGCTCAGTTCGGTAGAGCGCGTGACTCGTAATCTCGTGGTCGGGGGTTCAAATCCCCCCCGAGGCTTGAATTTTATTTACATATATTAAAATAATAAATATTAAAATAATAAATTGTGGTATTAGTTTAATTT is a genomic window of Methanobacterium congolense containing:
- a CDS encoding ATP-binding cassette domain-containing protein; the protein is MNYLANENNYSIQTFGLTKKYKDRKAVNGINLAIKRGEVFSLLGPNGAGKTTTIQMLCCLLKPTAGTATIMGYDIKKNPSAVKEVIDISPQETAIASHLTAWENLMLMGGINGLKKEETKKRAKELIELMGLAERANEQVQNFSGGMQRRLSIAMALISDPPVLFLDEPTLGLDPQARRAIWKQIERFKGKKTIILTTHYLEEADALADRVAIISEGNIIAMGTPKELKNDIYGVQTMIIKAQKLSSTIMEGLGKMYLNVKEIDNGIEIKARELNFDDIVDYLRSKGAKIEGISMKEPSLDDVFFSLTENEVNK